taaaatgtctcatcttgccaaaccatCACTGACCCAAGTACATTTTTTTCATGAGATCAAACTTTCATCCCAAAGCCATTTGTGCATATAATGGTAATTTGTGTGTTAACTATCACAGGTACAAAAttaaagtatacttaaaacataatgaaataCTAGCAAGTAGATTTTTAGCAGATTGTTATTTTTGTGctaaataaaagtgtaaaagtgATACACTACAAATATTCTCAATCAAAGTATAGTTCAACTTTAATAATGCACTTAAAAAAAGTATACTAAATACCgggtataaaaaaaacatttttagtgtattaaaatacaCAGTGTCTCAAAATACAACAGATGAGCATACTTAGATGTTCTTAagtttaatattatattataaaatagtCTTTACGTAAATTAGTGTATGAAAATAGTACATCTATTAAGTGCACTTAgataaattgtattttagtgcactatTTTGTTTCACCTGGAATATTAAGCCCATGATTTTTAGCAAAAAATTGTCactgaaaacaaaataaataaattgaatacCAATAGGTTACACAAGAACTAAATGTGAccctaaagtctcataatcaaaaaatgagattaggagcataactgattgatttcaatctttgacatgactttagtcagaattaaagatatcaaagttttatttcacagaatgttctttatattataggttttttatattttaggttaattttatgtagaaaacattaaatcataaaaaaagaCAACATACAGAAATTGACTTGGGATAGATATTCACCAGATAGCTTGACTAACCTTTTTAACCTGTCATCTTTTGCACTGCGATCATTGTcttaattgtatattatttctgtttatttattttcctgtaattattatttattgtacACAGCATATGGAGAGCGCTCCTAATTTTGTTGTATTGTAAAGTACGATGACAACCAAggcattcaattcaatttaattttaagcTCAAAAGTTTCAGATTTAATTTGATGATAATACAGACGTGAAATTCTGGTCAAGAAGCATAAGGGATCCCTTTAACTGTGGGAGATTACAGAGGGCACGACAGGTGACTGGAGGAATAATTCATTGTGTTACTCTGTTCTGTGGCTGCACACCACCATACAATTATAGTGATTAACAAACAACAGATTAGAGATAACCTAAATACTTCAGATATTGTTTGTTTCGATTCATATTGACCTCGTTTTTTTGCAACACCACAACTGTAAACCAATAAAATGCTTACATttgttatacatttaagaaaggAATCAAATTCAATAAACTGGTTTTTGACTGCTCACATAAATTGTAAAAATCAACCAAACTTAGTGCAAGAACTCTGTGGTTTTATTTTCGTCTGAGACTTACCGGCAACACGAAAGAGACACATCGCTGGTTCCTCTCAGCTGTGGGTTTAAAGGAtgaaatgaaacattttacaaatacacatttctCCATTTGACACAAGAAATATCAAAtatgaaaatgtcaaatttatTACACAAGTTATAACAAAGTTTAACTACTTACTAGCCGAGTATTTCCAGTAAAAGTGCTCCTTGAATAACAGATAATAAAAGATCCTCAAGTTCTCTCAACATGACATCATGTCTGTACTGCTTCATTCCGAGGGAAAACATGAATGGATTAAAGGTCCTGTATGTACGTACACCCACTGCTATCAGCACTTTTTTTCCAAAAGCCATCACTTAATGGCAGAAAAATCCTTGGATTATATGCTGTTTAATGCAGTATGCTAAAATGATGGAGAGCAGAAATGACCTACTGGGCTCCAATGGCACATACAGATAAAATAAAATCCTTTTATACGTAAAACAGACGGTTGTGGCCATTAAATGCTACCAGACTTTTCAGGAAACATTTATAACATCCGTCTATAACAACTTTAATGAAACAATTTTATATAAcatgtaaattaaataaaaaagaatggTGCATAATGTGCCATTTTATGAAAGTACACAGGAGTTTCTACCATCTGCTTTGGTGTTTccacaagttttgtgaaatGGCAAAGGACTTTTCAAAATTCATGGGATAAAATTCTGGATCATTTTCTTTCATTATAGAATCTGAAAGTGCGATGgtcaagtgtttttttttttcagaagtgCTGCTCGTGTGACAAAGGTGATACCTGTAGTAATCAGATTGTACTGCCTCATAGAAGGGAGGTAAACAAATCCTTGTGTAATTTGCAGAACAAAAACTGAATATGATGTTGACATTGTTTAATAATTTAGTTTGTTGGCAAAATTCAACAACTGCGTGAAGGTAAATAGTGTAATCTTGGAATTGTtttgcatcatttcctcagttgccgctgagacaggaaaaatactttcaatgatgtaaaaatcatcattttaccaaattctaaatgtatgttacattttgactacaaatatgacacactttcaataaagattaatgtttctacgggggGAAAAGCtcctttaagtgctataattgggtccccagtgcttccatcaacctagaaaacgtaaaaaaatatttttttttggtaaaccattctctccaagcatgtgaaaaattaggtcgttcagattttgcctgttttgttAGGTACGTAGGccaattataataataccgccccttaatctgcactatccaaccacagcactgctgtttagtacagagagaaagagaaaaaataattgacagcacaatcgAGTTTCAATAGGGCTTGGGCGCCGCGTTGCATTCTGGGATGTGGCGGCCATGTTGATGGCCTCGCGAATGTAAACATACAGCAAGTCGAATGAGGAGAAGCAGCAGAGTTGGGAGaatgaaatgaaagaaaaaatatgttaaaatccTGAAAAAGATGTGGAATTTACTGGGATACGTTAAATAGGGAAGCAGGGACCGGTATGTGGACAAAGTCAGAACTATTAACGGTTTGGATCCATATGAACAAGAGTGAATAAAGAGCCTTTTTAAGATAACAGCGGTGGTGTTGTGAGAGCACGATTTCACGCCAAACTGTAAGCAAAGTCACGTATGACCTAGCTtcactgccctacaaaggctaagtgcagtaactacgcaaactctgaaactgagaaaaatgcccttaaagtttttgccagtcaaacatgttactgcaattttggcaTACACGGTTCTCTAAAAAAATGGGaaaaattgaaccaggagacaaagcccatttcaacctttaactcaattttgaccaaatacgtagttactgcgctttggctttgtagggcagtTTACAACTCGCTTAGTTAATGCAGCAGTTTTGTAGTACGAATTTTTGCTGTCAGCAGAGGGATAGCAACAGAAAGATAAATGATGAAATTGTTTCCATTTTTGATTGAGTAAACTGGGACATTTCCCTTATTTCACTGTTTAATTACcctatgtaaattaatattcaGATGTAACGCTTCacttttgtatatataaatgtcaTTAGTATGTATACACATTACTGAGGGGTTGAGGTTAATTTTTGGTTTCCTACATAGAATAAAACATAATGAAGTGTTGTCTTTATCTCTCATTTTTAATGTAAAGTGTTCCTTTATTATTTATACAGCAATGGTTTTCCATGGTTGAAATAATAATGCAAAATTAATCAAATTAAGACACACGACTGAGAGGAAGTATGTCTATGAACAGAGCGCAGTAGTCCTAAGCCGTTTCTCAAtttcaaggaaggatcctcggaagccagaatttcgaggatgctccATCGAAATTTCAGCCAGTCCTTCgttcgagaaatatcccatgtacaggaaaggatgcatatgtgtatccttTGCGCTCGTCAGGCGCTGAAATCACCTACAATCCCATGCGCGCAGCACCAAAAGCACACCTTTCattgacgtgcacttgctagcctctgaaggaagtgacttgtaaggactagtcctgccaaggaagtatccttgatattgagaaacagccctaGTAGCAGTAAAGGAGGCAATCAACATGGCCGCCACGCCAACAGCTAATTTTTGCAATGAGCTATAAAAtgggaattttaacatgctataataaattagctgtggggtattttaaaacttcacataagctctttggggacaccaaagatttattttacatcttaaaacaTCTTATTATACGACgcctttaaaatttaaattcatacatctgaaagctgaataaagcTTTGTTTTGGTGTGTGATTGGTTAGGATATGACAATATTTTGCCGAGATCCAACCATTTGACAAAACTTGAATCCGAggctgcaaaaaataaatttttttgtgaaaatcacctttagagttgtccaaataaagtattatttggcaacacacaaaaaaattatttatcattggtaatatttacagtaaaaaagtCATCATGGTACATTcctttacttaaagggatagttcaccttaaaaagaaaattgtgtcattatttactcatcctcatgttgttctaaacctgtatgaatttcttttttctgatgaacacaaaagaagatattttgagcacaGCTAagggtacccattaaattccatcatttgttttttcctactatggaagtcagtggtcacttactgctgtgtgtttaccatcatttctcaaaatatcttcttttgtgtttatcagaaaaaagaaattcatacggGTTTAGAAAAACATGACGATGAGAAAATGACATTTTAAGGTGAACCATCCCATTTATTCTCCTAAggattttttgcattaaaaattgaTAATTTTGTAAGGCTACAGCTACAAACATACCCGTGCTACTTGTAACTTTCAATAATAAGCTAcatctattaaaaaaaacattaaataagaCAAGAGACACCGGCTAGATAGAGAACAATTTTCCATTTAGTAAACAAACTGGCGCCAAATAAACGTCAAACACTCCACCAAGTTCATGTCACGCAAAGAACAGCTGGTCCAATATTTGACCAAATGTTTGGCTACATAAGAACACATGCTTGATTTGTAAGGAATTTGCatcataaacttttattttggtaaAATCATACAATAAACGCACAGCCGAGTCCTCTCATGCAGTGCATAGCCTATATGCTACGACAAAGCAAAATCTAAATCTAGTAAGCTCTGGTGTCCTCTCAGGAAGCCAATCACCTCTTTCCATTCAAATGGAGGGCATGGGGGTGTGATATCAGTGTTTTAATACATAGTAAGACTTATTGCTAGCGTGGACACTTGCGGCTCCTCCTGAGAAGACCAAAACCCAGAGCTGCCATATATGTAAATACAATGAAGATTAACCACATGTTTAAGATCGCCATGTGCCAGACAATGACagaaacaaacataaacagAACAAATGCCAATCAGAAATACAgaagaaataaacaaacacacacatatttggAGAATCTGGACACTGTGCACTGATATTTAGGCAATTGTTacgtttttccttttttattttttttaaatgacttttaaTTCCAAACCTTggcatgtttttatttatatccaCAAATTTCCAATTTCGAAAGCCAATTGGTAATTCCACATCCGCGTGCGGCCGTCGAGACTTCGACAGCTGCAGATACCGAGCAAGTCCAACATGtctgaaacattaaaaaagCTCACACTACCCCGAAATATAGAAACTTCACGCATACAGGTGACATTCAACATTCAAGTGCCAGTGTTTAAGTATTGTCTTTTGGTCAAGTTACTTGAAACTTTCAAAGAATCACTTTGAggcttataaaaataaatatttctcaAAAAATGCTTAATAAGTTACACAAAACTAGCAGCAAAAGTAGAATCTAGAAATCTGTGTGCAAATAGCTAAATTCCCTACTGCTGATCGCCCTGGTCCCAAATAAATCCtggataatatatatatatattgagaACCCTTCCCCTTTTTTGTAAACAAGCTGCGTTTCTCCTGTCTCCTCAAATACACGATATTTGGAAGCTTGAGGACGTGCGCTCAAGACATTCGTATAAAACTCTAAATGTGCAATAAAAGAAGAACTTTGTAAAACGTGATGGGCACAACGTACTCGAGCCTAGACCTAACTCGAGTAGCACCATTCAACTTGAAGTTCTCAATACTGTCAGTGCATCGGTTTGAATTCATTAACTAAAacgtaaacataaaaataagtcAAGGCACAACTCACTTGAGAAGAAACTCTATTGCACTTTTGCGTTAAATGCCATATTTCTCCTCCGATCGAAGGCTTCTTTCCGTTTATGAAAAGAAGCATAAATCTGGCTCATCGGCCATTGGTATAGTTCACATCTAACCAGATGAACGCTGACAGCGTTTGTGTTCGAGAGTTTGGACCCTGTCTAACTGGACTCGCCTAACCCGACAAACTCCCGGATTTGCCGATGCCTCGAAAACAACTCTCGGCTGCTGCTGCCGCCGCCGCCTATGAAAAAGGGAGCCGTGCCCGCCACGCAGCTTGAAAAGAGAGGAcgtttgtattaaaataaagccTGCAACAGTTCGTTCGTCTTCTCTCCTTgaccaaaaaacaaaacactagCATGCGTATTTGACCAAAGCAGCCATGTTTCCAAGGCACAACCGCTTTGGTTCCGTGTGGTCCGTTTGTAGCCATTTAAACTTCATTTTCAGGATGGCAGGCATTTTTTGTTTGctgacatttataaagaaacattttacaaaaaaaactttcacgTGGCCTTTTAAAAAACCACATCTGATTCTCCGAAATGTTTCGAGAACAAAAACTATTTGAACAAAAAATGCTGCCCACTTCTACAGTGGCTAGCATCTGGTTCTTACTAGCTGCCATAACACTGCGTCAAGTCAATTAAAACAAGTGGAGTAAGAAGTTCCAGcattgtgaattttttttaaaacaccaaGTGTTTCCAATAGTTTGTCATGAATATCATAACCGGAATGGCCTTTATCAAGACAACCATATCCCTAAATAGGTGCCTCTCGAGGATAGAGTGAGCAAAACTAAAATAAGTCAGACTTATTTATCATCCCTTGTGACACAGTCGCTTCACAGAGCGGTTCACGTTGAACGCAAAGCATCCGTGTCTTAGTTTTGTGGCTTGTATTGTTGGCTTTGATATCGGTTTGAAATTCAAAATGGATCGCGACTCGTTCCGAGTCCCGTTATCCCAGTATTTGCCAAGGTTTGATAAAGTACAAGCTTTCAAACGCATTTACAGGAAAAAAAATTCAGCTCTTGGCCAAGTTCACTCAATAAAATTAACGAAACTAAATACCTGTCTATATTGAAAAAGGCACAGTACATTCACATACAAATGATCCTCGTTTTTTCCAAACAAAGAAAAACTTTGTAATATATTCTATATCAAATACACAAGTGGGCATTCGTGTTACTCTGCGCCAGATTTAACTGCGCTTACACTTTTTTAGCTCACTTTAGACTGCGGGCAGAGAATCACAGCGTGTAATGTACCGAGTTCATAAAGCTACACAGGGAGTAGAGTCTGGCTATGATAACATGTGGTTTGGCATGGTGACCCTCTTCGAACACATTTAGTTGCCCCACCAGTCAACCTGGGCGTAGCTTCCTCCGTAGTTTCCATAGTTGCCTCCGTAGCTGTCACCGCCAAAACTGCCAAAGCCAcctactaaaaaaaaaaagacaccAAGGTTAGGATCACATTAGAAACAAAAAGCATACTTGTGTCTTTAAAAGAATATGACACGAACTGTCAAAAAGTGAAACTAACCTTTATTGCCTCCGAAACCTCGGCTGGCTACGTGGCCACCAGGGTTGCGAGCGCCACGGTTGCCGAATGCGCTACCACCCCCGGGTATCTGGCGATAATCTCTGGCTCCAAAGCCACCAGAGAACCTGCAGAAGGACACCAGAGAGCAACATATTTAAAgaggcggtttcccagacaggttttagattaatccaggaataggccttaaaggcggggtgcatgatctctgaaagccaaagCTTACATTTGAAAACACGCCCCATCacatagaatctggaccttcttttgatagacccaccagacacatacgcaacccaggcaaggatgtcggttagAAGACGTGCCTCTtaatgctgattggctacaagtgtgttttggtgctCAGCCTgacttccttttccaaagcttttttttttcaaaaatcatgcaccctgcctttaagttATATTAGAACTTACTatcaaaccttacaaaaaaaaaaaacaacactggtgTAAGAAAAAACAAATGGCACTAATACAGGTTAAGATGTTTTAGCTGCGTAACCTTTAACTCTGGAGAACCCACGGGGGcaaatttggccaatgttaatttCTGCGATCCAAAAtcttcttgggttctccagggttaaaaacCTTGCACTgaatatgcattttagtctgggactaggataatcCCAGTcctggaaaccaccccaaaatcTTTCAATCCAACATGGGGGGGGGTCTTCCGTGTATTGATTTTGTACCTCTTTGGGCGTCCGCGGCTGCTGGTGCTCTTGTGCTGGTGCTCATAAGCCAGGTTTTCAAGCCAGGAAGGAACTTCTTGTTTGGCCTCCACCAGGATGTCGAGCAAATCTTTTGTGATGTTACTGTTCTTATCATTGAAGAACGAGGTGGCCAAACCTGACAATAGATCGATCATTTTAACACAGACAAATCTCACCAAATAAAACCATAAGGTATTTATCCGAAAGCTACGGTAAAACTCACCGAGGTTTCCCACGCGTCCTGTACGACCGATACGGTGAACATATTCCTCAATGTCGCTAGGCAAGTCGAAGTTGATCACGTGCTTAACATTGGATATGTCCAGACCTCGTGCAGCCACCTGTAAAAACATCTCGATCAGTAAAAATCATAGAGAAACATCACAGGCTTCCAAAAGAACAGAGGCTTTACACTTACAGCAGTGGCAACCATGATAGGACAGCGTCCAGAACGAAACTGGTTTAGTGCTTCCTCGCGATCGCGCTGAGAGCGGTCACCATGGATACTGGTGCATGCATAACCCTCGCGGTAGAGAAAATCCTCAAGAGCATCTGCTCCCTTTTTGGTTTCCACAAACACCAGCGTGAGAGAGTCCTTGCCTGCACAGACCCAGAAAAGGTTTTAATAACTTAGCAGCCGAAAAACTGACAGTTTAGTTGATTATCAGCATTTACCGTGGACCTCAGGTTCTTTTCCTATTTCAGGTTCTGCTATTAGTGTAAAGAGGATGAGACGGAAAAACACAATACCATTAAAACACCCATCAACATGACTGCAGTCTCCACCTATTAAGTTTTTAAATGGCAGTCTTTGTTACAGAGATACTTCTGTTACCTTCTTTAATATTTGCTTAGATAATGTTGGCATGGTAACTGACTGACTAGActtattatttcaatgcattagTCTCTCGGTACTATGTTGCTATGGATACAGATGAGAGCATCACCAAGGAGGCAGACCTTGGGCTCCCTATGCTTATTACCAGAAGAGAAACGTCTTAACTTATGACCAAATTTGAGTTACGTCAATGTAGAATAAAGCAATAGAAGATTTTGTGCGTGTTAAATTTAGAAAACCATATAGGCAAACTCAGATGTTTGTTGTCACATAATCAAGATTAAACATGATTAGTAATACCTCCGTATTTTCATTTCATTACCCAAATCTTATTTGGAGCAACTTGCATAGACTAACAGTGAAATATGTAACCCTGgaccaaaaaaaaatcataagggTCTATTTTGTGTTTGCTTGggttgttaggataggacaatattgcACCCTTAAATTCCAGATAtctaaataatcaaaatattaagaaaatttgcctttaaaattgtccaaatgaagtcctcagaaacacatattactaatgataaatacatttttaatatacatttatgataaaaagtcttcatggaacatgatctttacttaacaTCCTAATATTTTTTGGCCTTGAAAAGGAAAACAGCACCATTTGtcaatattttaccatgttcttacctcaacttagacaaattaataaatacccattttttttcaatgcgtgcacttaatctttgtacagctcGTCGTGATTGTgctagcatttagcctagccccattcattccttaggaaccaaacagggatgaatttagaagccaccaaacacttccatgttttccctatttaaagactgttacatgagtagttacacgcacaagtatggtggcacaaaataaaacttgtttggagccataggaatgaatggggctaggctaaatgctaacacattcacgaagcgctgtacaaagatttaaaaaaaaaaaaagagcacgcattgaaaagagataggcatgtattaattcatctaagttgaggtaagaacatagtaaaatatagaaaaacagTGGTTTCTTttaaaaagctattttgacccatacaatgtatttttggctactGCTAAAAATACACCCATGCAACCTATGACCTatagttttgtggtccagggtcaaatAAAACCCACACTCATTTACCATACTGATGTTACATTAAAAGCACACAAAGCTTGTCCGATGTCATTATTTCCACAAGCCATCACATCTCCGTGTTCTTACCTGTAGCATTGAGCAGGTCAAGGAGGAATGAGCGCTTGTCATTCTCCTCCACCCAAACGACCTTCTGGGTGATGTTCTCTGAGGTGGAACCCACACGGCCCACAGCCAGGAAAATGTACTCCTCCAAAAAGTCACGagctaaaatctaaaaaataaaaagggaaATTAAGAATGAAAGACGACTTCCTTTATCCATGTTATGCTGGTTTATGTTGCACAAACACACGCATACCTGGATCTCTTTGGGGAAAGTGGCACTGAACATCATGGTCTGGCGAGCTCCTTTAGGAGGCATTGTGTCCTGCTCCACAATACGTCTGATCTGGGGTTCAAAACCCATATCAAGCATTCTGTCTGCCTCATCCAGAACAAGGTATCTAAATAAAATGCAGACATTAGTTAATTTTCCAAAATCAACATTAACACTTTTTTATTGTTAACTAAAGTTTCATTACCCCGATGCGTTTAACCAAATCGGCTTGTTTTTTGCATTTGTGAGATTGTCACCCATCTGTTAAATGTATTATACTACACTTACTTGCAGTGATCCAGGCAGATCTTGCCTCTCTCCATCATGTCTACCAGACGGCCGGGTGTGGCCACCAGAAGGTGACAGCCTCTTTCCAATTCACGAATCTGCTGGCCTATATCAGCACCTCCATAAACCACACACGGGCGCACTCTTGAGCGGTAGGCGAACTGCAGAAGACACGAAATTGGATTTGAAAACTTTTACACGTGAACTTAACTATATTAGTTTATCTTTGGTCATGGCAAGTCTGACGTACCTTTCTAGCCTCATCATAGATCTGAAGAGCAAGCTCTCTTGTTGGAGCCAAGACCAGAGAAATGGGATACTGTTTACGGCGGGCGTACTTCCCGTTCTCCGGCTTAAGGAAGCAAAGAAAAACTTGTTATTTCACAAAAGCGCTTCCCATtaagacacttcaaaacttttCAATAGAGATGTTAAAGTGAGCTATATTGTAAGTGCAGAACCTGGACACTGGCTTTGGAGGCCTGCAGCGCTTCTCCGGGTCCATCAGTGTAGATCTGACTCAGCACAGGAAGTAGGAAGGCTGCAGTCTTTCCCGAGCCTGATTCACAAAAATTAAGCATACTTATGAAAAGCTTTCAAAAATCATTTTCAGCATCAGAAAGCCAGACTTTGCGGTTTATTGTGCCCAAGTACAGTTTAAATAGGCAGGAAGGTGTTCTGCATGACTGACCCGTCTGCGCACAGGCCATCAGGTCCCTCTTGCTCTTAATGATGGGGATTGCATATTTCTGAACAGGGGTAGGGTGCGTGTAGCTGGTCAAGGCGATGTTGCCCATAATGATATCCCCCATATCCACATCATGaaactgtaaaaacaaaaacacagtaAACCAACTGCCAATTTCTTTGGCTGTCTTCCAAGTCTGTAAAAGCGGACCATCAAGCATGAGTCTTACACTCTCAATATGCCCAGGACAGTTTGATCCAGTGGCCTCCACAGGAATGTCATCGTACTTCTCAAAGTTAATCCCCGTGTTGCTCCCAGAGAACAGCTCCCTGATGTGCAAAGGACGAGAGATAGAGAGAACAATGGCTTTATCGCCATGACAGATGGACAGAACACACAGTGAGATTAACAGAGGCGGCCCACTCACTGTTCCATGCGATCATTGGGGGGCAGAGGCTTGGACCAGTCCTCCTCATCTCTGGACTCTTCAACCCAACGACTGTTCCCTCCTGATCCTCCAAAGCCTCCACGTTCATACCTGCCAAAGACACTTGCACATTAAAGCCAATAATCATGAAAACACTGCAATGCTCCATGATGAACTACTTGGGAAAACGCATATCTGTTGCACAAATGTGATCCTGGTCATAAGGGTCaaatttttaaaattgagattgatacatcatctgaaagctgaataagcTTGCTATTGATCCATGTAtaaggataggacaatatttggcggagatacaactattttaaAAACTGGAAACTGTgggtgtaaaaaacacaaaataaagaaaatcaaCTTTAACCATTCTTTAAGACcattctcgtcaattaagagaaaacgcttccctgccaatgacgagtatttccggctttccgcaatacggTTGTTATAGGCACTTcggcaacttataaaacccagaagtatcgCTCTAGGGCAAACAGCTATATGTCCGTTAATGTtctgaggatcgctctgaatctgatttctaacaaaagtccttcacaaaaatagaactctttcagctttttgctcaaaatcatgtgtttttgaagaaacctacccatatttaaaggtattgcggaggattttctatttccgggtggatcatcaagactattggtccacCTAGGTGTCAATCAGGAGtcttgcgcaattgcattttttaaaaaagtggagaaggcggttcttttcttaaattcgagaaaatcctccgctacacctttaagaggtgataaaagagaactatgcatgttctttcatttgacatatggtatgtttatataattaaagaaaaacattttctggaagtcATATTAAAATTTATGAAAAATTCTGGCGctgctggcaacttttttaaaacacaCTGGCGGCAAagttaaagttgtccaaatgaagtcctcaGGAACacattaatgataaatatacttgcagtaggaaatttacaagaggaaatttatttaatatcctaatgattttaaCAAAGTCGTCAATAATTTTGATCTATTTTTAGCTAATGCTACAAATatactagggatgcactgatgccgatactggtatcggcctcgataccacattttctaaagtactcgttaaaagtctcccgatacctggaatcgataccacggtctgagaaatgtctatgtttgagcggcgtgtaaggggttaatgccttgtgttgtccaaagaggcagagtttacaacaaactggaaaactagtcctttgtttttttgttaaattatatgactaaagctgttacctgtaaatttaaaccatgtttttttatta
The genomic region above belongs to Paramisgurnus dabryanus chromosome 15, PD_genome_1.1, whole genome shotgun sequence and contains:
- the ddx3xa gene encoding DEAD-box helicase 3 X-linked a isoform X5, producing MSHVVVDGSHGLDQQLAVLDLNPDGAGSGRRYIPPHLRNKEASNSDSPGWDGGRSNGFVNGYHDGHINGAANFGRGPPRNDRGGRGSFRGTRNGGSFTQPMHNAGYGGYENKDGGWNSMVNRDAYSSFGGRSDRGKPAFYNDRGSGSRGRYERGGFGGSGGNSRWVEESRDEEDWSKPLPPNDRMEQELFSGSNTGINFEKYDDIPVEATGSNCPGHIESFHDVDMGDIIMGNIALTSYTHPTPVQKYAIPIIKSKRDLMACAQTGSGKTAAFLLPVLSQIYTDGPGEALQASKASVQPENGKYARRKQYPISLVLAPTRELALQIYDEARKFAYRSRVRPCVVYGGADIGQQIRELERGCHLLVATPGRLVDMMERGKICLDHCKYLVLDEADRMLDMGFEPQIRRIVEQDTMPPKGARQTMMFSATFPKEIQILARDFLEEYIFLAVGRVGSTSENITQKVVWVEENDKRSFLLDLLNATGKDSLTLVFVETKKGADALEDFLYREGYACTSIHGDRSQRDREEALNQFRSGRCPIMVATAVAARGLDISNVKHVINFDLPSDIEEYVHRIGRTGRVGNLGLATSFFNDKNSNITKDLLDILVEAKQEVPSWLENLAYEHQHKSTSSRGRPKRFSGGFGARDYRQIPGGGSAFGNRGARNPGGHVASRGFGGNKVGGFGSFGGDSYGGNYGNYGGSYAQVDWWGN
- the ddx3xa gene encoding DEAD-box helicase 3 X-linked a isoform X3, whose product is MSHVVVDGSHGLDQQLAVLDLNPDGAGSGRRYIPPHLRNKEASNSGNAYSSGRQSGYSVAAVQSYSPGWDGGRSNGFVNGYHDGHINGAANFGRGPPRNDRGGRGSFRGTRNGGSFTQPMHNAGYGGYENKDGGWNSMVNRDAYSSFGGRSDRGKPAFYNDRGSGSRGRYERGGFGGSGGNSRWVEESRDEEDWSKPLPPNDRMEQELFSGSNTGINFEKYDDIPVEATGSNCPGHIESFHDVDMGDIIMGNIALTSYTHPTPVQKYAIPIIKSKRDLMACAQTGSGKTAAFLLPVLSQIYTDGPGEALQASKASVQPENGKYARRKQYPISLVLAPTRELALQIYDEARKFAYRSRVRPCVVYGGADIGQQIRELERGCHLLVATPGRLVDMMERGKICLDHCKYLVLDEADRMLDMGFEPQIRRIVEQDTMPPKGARQTMMFSATFPKEIQILARDFLEEYIFLAVGRVGSTSENITQKVVWVEENDKRSFLLDLLNATAEPEIGKEPEVHGKDSLTLVFVETKKGADALEDFLYREGYACTSIHGDRSQRDREEALNQFRSGRCPIMVATAVAARGLDISNVKHVINFDLPSDIEEYVHRIGRTGRVGNLGLATSFFNDKNSNITKDLLDILVEAKQEVPSWLENLAYEHQHKSTSSRGRPKRFSGGFGARDYRQIPGGGSAFGNRGARNPGGHVASRGFGGNKVGGFGSFGGDSYGGNYGNYGGSYAQVDWWGN
- the ddx3xa gene encoding DEAD-box helicase 3 X-linked a isoform X2, translating into MSHVVVDGSHGLDQQLAVLDLNPDGAGSGRRYIPPHLRNKEASNSAGNAYSSGRQSGYSVAAVQSYSPGWDGGRSNGFVNGYHDGHINGAANFGRGPPRNDRGGRGSFRGTRNGGSFTQPMHNAGYGGYENKDGGWNSMVNRDAYSSFGGRSDRGKPAFYNDRGSGSRGRYERGGFGGSGGNSRWVEESRDEEDWSKPLPPNDRMEQELFSGSNTGINFEKYDDIPVEATGSNCPGHIESFHDVDMGDIIMGNIALTSYTHPTPVQKYAIPIIKSKRDLMACAQTGSGKTAAFLLPVLSQIYTDGPGEALQASKASVQPENGKYARRKQYPISLVLAPTRELALQIYDEARKFAYRSRVRPCVVYGGADIGQQIRELERGCHLLVATPGRLVDMMERGKICLDHCKYLVLDEADRMLDMGFEPQIRRIVEQDTMPPKGARQTMMFSATFPKEIQILARDFLEEYIFLAVGRVGSTSENITQKVVWVEENDKRSFLLDLLNATAEPEIGKEPEVHGKDSLTLVFVETKKGADALEDFLYREGYACTSIHGDRSQRDREEALNQFRSGRCPIMVATAVAARGLDISNVKHVINFDLPSDIEEYVHRIGRTGRVGNLGLATSFFNDKNSNITKDLLDILVEAKQEVPSWLENLAYEHQHKSTSSRGRPKRFSGGFGARDYRQIPGGGSAFGNRGARNPGGHVASRGFGGNKVGGFGSFGGDSYGGNYGNYGGSYAQVDWWGN